One window from the genome of Desulfovibrio legallii encodes:
- a CDS encoding ATP-binding cassette domain-containing protein, which translates to MTAVNLQRPPTDATPAGEAEPRPASAEAAAVPAGPAVRLEGLTMRFGRGRRAVTALDQISAVVPAGRIMGLVGPDAAGKTTLMRILAGLMQPTAGTVRIFGQEPQALLRARPNSIGYMPQRFGLYEDISVLANLRLHASLRGLTGAAREALFGKLLDFTSLAPFTERLAGRLSGGMKQKLGIACALLGAPRLLLLDEPGVGVDPQSRRELWRMVQDLSRDGMTVVWSTAYLDEAARCPAVIMLDRGAVLYAGPPEELTAQAAGRVFLLQTPPGLHRTSLADWSMRPGVEDALIQGSRLRLVLAADAPPDLRAAVLAQGGEPAPPRLEDAYMSALGGISQQPSPYARPWEDVAQAGARPAGGAAALSGAAAVSVGEAAPRIAARHLTKRFGSFVAARDITFDVRAGEIFGLLGPNGAGKSTTFRMLCGLSRPTSGDCAVDGVDLLAAGSAARSRLGYMAQKFSLYPDIPVAENIKIFAELYGLDRERRNALLPALARALELEDYLHSRTGALPLGQKQRLALLCATLHQPPVLFLDEPTSGVDARTRRDFWKHITAMTAAGAAVLVTTHFMEEAEYCDRIALIYRGAMITMGTPDALKASCPGLVDPTLEEAFIAHIERYDKEHPQ; encoded by the coding sequence ATGACGGCCGTGAACCTGCAAAGGCCGCCGACGGACGCCACTCCCGCCGGGGAGGCGGAGCCCCGCCCCGCGTCCGCGGAAGCGGCGGCCGTCCCCGCCGGGCCGGCCGTGCGCCTTGAAGGGCTGACCATGCGCTTCGGCCGGGGCCGCCGCGCCGTCACCGCGCTGGACCAGATCAGCGCCGTCGTGCCCGCCGGGCGCATTATGGGCCTGGTGGGGCCGGATGCGGCGGGCAAGACCACCCTTATGCGCATCCTGGCCGGGCTCATGCAGCCTACGGCAGGAACCGTGCGGATTTTTGGTCAGGAGCCGCAGGCCCTGCTGCGGGCCCGCCCCAACAGCATCGGCTACATGCCCCAGCGCTTTGGGCTGTACGAGGATATTTCCGTGCTGGCCAACCTGCGCCTGCACGCCAGCCTGCGCGGCCTTACCGGCGCGGCGCGGGAGGCGCTCTTTGGCAAATTGCTGGACTTTACGTCACTGGCTCCTTTTACGGAGCGGCTGGCCGGGCGGCTTTCCGGCGGCATGAAGCAGAAGCTGGGCATCGCCTGCGCCCTGCTGGGCGCGCCGCGTCTGCTTCTGCTGGACGAACCCGGCGTGGGCGTGGACCCGCAGTCCCGCCGGGAGCTCTGGCGCATGGTGCAGGATCTGAGCCGCGACGGCATGACCGTGGTCTGGTCCACAGCCTATCTGGACGAAGCCGCGCGCTGTCCTGCAGTCATCATGCTGGACCGGGGCGCCGTGCTCTATGCCGGGCCGCCGGAGGAGCTTACCGCCCAGGCCGCCGGGCGGGTTTTTCTGCTTCAGACGCCGCCGGGCCTGCACCGCACGTCCCTGGCGGACTGGAGCATGCGCCCCGGCGTGGAGGACGCCCTCATCCAGGGCAGCCGCCTGCGTCTGGTGCTGGCCGCCGACGCGCCGCCGGATCTGCGGGCGGCCGTGCTGGCCCAGGGCGGCGAGCCCGCGCCCCCGCGCCTGGAGGACGCCTATATGAGCGCCCTGGGCGGCATCAGCCAGCAGCCTTCGCCCTACGCGCGGCCGTGGGAAGATGTCGCGCAGGCGGGGGCGCGCCCTGCGGGCGGGGCCGCTGCGCTTTCCGGGGCCGCCGCCGTATCCGTGGGGGAGGCTGCGCCGCGCATTGCCGCCCGCCATCTGACCAAGCGCTTCGGCAGCTTTGTAGCCGCGCGGGACATTACCTTTGACGTGCGCGCGGGCGAGATTTTCGGTCTGCTGGGGCCCAACGGCGCGGGCAAATCCACCACCTTCCGCATGCTCTGCGGGCTTTCGCGCCCCACTTCCGGGGACTGCGCCGTGGACGGGGTGGACCTGCTTGCCGCCGGCAGCGCGGCCCGTTCACGCCTGGGTTACATGGCCCAGAAGTTTTCCCTTTACCCGGACATCCCCGTGGCGGAAAACATCAAAATTTTTGCGGAGCTGTACGGCCTTGACCGGGAACGGCGCAACGCCCTGCTGCCCGCGCTGGCCCGCGCCCTGGAGCTGGAGGACTACCTGCACAGCCGCACGGGCGCGCTGCCCTTGGGGCAGAAGCAACGCCTGGCCTTGCTCTGCGCCACCCTGCACCAGCCGCCGGTGCTCTTTCTGGACGAACCCACCTCCGGCGTGGACGCGCGCACCCGCCGCGATTTCTGGAAGCACATCACGGCCATGACCGCTGCCGGAGCCGCCGTGCTGGTGACCACCCACTTTATGGAGGAGGCCGAATACTGCGATCGCATCGCCCTTATCTACCGGGGGGCCATGATCACCATGGGCACGCCGGACGCGCTCAAAGCCTCCTGCCCCGGCCTCGTGGATCCCACCCTGGAGGAAGCCTTTATCGCCCATATTGAGCGCTATGATAAGGAGCATCCCCAATGA
- the hlyD gene encoding secretion protein HlyD yields the protein MAVSRKIVGLAAVGAVLLAAAFLLWRWWDQRQQGPLTLYGNVDIRQVDLAFRVGGRMAAVLADEGDAVQPGQILARLDADLLTQQRDQAAAVLAQQRAALARLERGYRVEEIAQARAEVSAATAVADNAAINLKRVAAMRAANAISQKELDNARAEDKQARARLRSAQDQLDMLLSGYREEDVLAQKAAVAAAAAALEHAEIQLRDAALAAPQKGIILTRAREAGAIVQAGQTVYTLTLTDPVWLRAYVDEPNLGRVKPGMRVKIFVDAAPGKAFAGRVGFIAPTAEFTPKTVETREVRTALVYRLRVQAEDPENVMRQGMPVTLVLEESPAP from the coding sequence ATGGCTGTTTCCCGTAAAATAGTCGGCCTTGCGGCCGTGGGGGCCGTCCTTCTGGCGGCGGCCTTTTTGCTGTGGCGCTGGTGGGACCAGCGCCAGCAGGGTCCGCTGACCCTCTACGGCAATGTGGATATCCGCCAGGTGGATCTGGCCTTCCGCGTGGGCGGGCGCATGGCGGCCGTGCTGGCGGACGAAGGCGACGCCGTGCAGCCGGGGCAGATCCTGGCGCGGCTGGACGCGGATCTGCTCACCCAGCAGCGGGACCAGGCCGCCGCCGTGCTGGCCCAGCAGCGGGCTGCCCTGGCGCGGCTGGAGCGCGGCTACCGGGTGGAGGAAATTGCCCAGGCCAGGGCGGAGGTCAGCGCGGCCACAGCCGTGGCCGACAATGCCGCCATCAACCTGAAGCGCGTGGCGGCCATGCGCGCGGCCAACGCCATTTCCCAGAAGGAGTTGGACAACGCCCGCGCCGAAGACAAACAGGCCCGCGCCCGGCTGCGTTCGGCCCAGGATCAGCTGGATATGCTTCTTTCCGGCTACCGCGAAGAGGACGTGCTGGCCCAGAAGGCGGCGGTGGCCGCGGCGGCCGCCGCCTTGGAGCACGCGGAAATCCAGCTGCGCGACGCGGCGCTGGCGGCCCCGCAAAAGGGCATTATCCTCACCCGCGCCCGGGAGGCCGGGGCCATCGTGCAGGCCGGGCAGACCGTGTATACCCTTACGCTCACAGATCCCGTATGGCTGCGCGCTTATGTGGACGAACCCAACCTGGGGCGCGTTAAGCCGGGCATGCGCGTGAAGATTTTTGTGGACGCCGCGCCGGGCAAGGCTTTTGCCGGCCGGGTGGGCTTTATTGCCCCCACGGCGGAGTTCACGCCCAAAACTGTGGAGACGCGGGAGGTGCGCACGGCTCTGGTCTATCGGCTGCGGGTGCAGGCCGAAGACCCGGAAAACGTCATGCGCCAGGGCATGCCCGTGACCCTGGTGCTGGAGGAAAGCCCAGCGCCATGA
- the eutC gene encoding ethanolamine ammonia-lyase subunit EutC, which translates to MTPQPAPKAPVVAADPWAELRGYTDARIALGRCGVSLPHDQWLRFRLAHAQARDAVLTPFDAAAVRAELEAVGLQCLELTSAARDKEEFLTRPDKGRRLSEAAREELRRLAATPGAAGADVSLVISDGLSARAVHENAAPFAVAFLERVRAAGLSAAPVALVRYGRVAVADEVASLLQARLTVILIGERPGLSSPNSLGVYLTYAPFPGCTDEARNCISNVRPGGLSLEEGVRKLCYLVQGAFTRGFTGVNLKDDMPSNYLPFAPQYGALAPGGPPQKA; encoded by the coding sequence ATGACGCCACAGCCCGCCCCCAAGGCCCCGGTGGTTGCTGCCGACCCCTGGGCCGAACTGCGCGGTTATACGGACGCCCGCATTGCCCTGGGCCGCTGCGGGGTAAGCCTGCCCCACGACCAGTGGCTGCGCTTTCGCCTGGCCCACGCCCAGGCCAGGGACGCGGTGCTCACCCCCTTTGATGCGGCTGCCGTGCGGGCTGAACTGGAGGCCGTCGGGCTGCAGTGCCTGGAGCTGACCAGCGCCGCCCGGGACAAAGAGGAATTTCTGACCAGGCCGGACAAAGGCCGCCGCCTGAGCGAGGCCGCCCGCGAAGAACTGCGGCGGCTTGCGGCCACGCCCGGCGCGGCCGGGGCGGATGTGAGCCTGGTCATAAGCGACGGGCTTTCGGCCCGCGCCGTGCACGAAAACGCCGCCCCCTTTGCCGTGGCCTTTCTGGAGCGCGTCCGCGCTGCTGGCCTGAGCGCCGCGCCCGTGGCCCTGGTGCGCTACGGGCGGGTGGCCGTGGCCGACGAGGTGGCCTCCTTGCTGCAGGCTCGCCTGACGGTCATCCTTATTGGGGAGCGCCCCGGCTTAAGCTCCCCCAATTCGCTGGGCGTATACCTGACCTATGCCCCTTTTCCCGGCTGTACGGACGAGGCCCGCAACTGCATTTCCAACGTGCGGCCCGGCGGCCTGAGCCTGGAGGAAGGCGTGCGCAAGCTCTGCTACCTGGTGCAGGGGGCCTTTACGCGCGGCTTTACCGGCGTAAATCTCAAGGACGACATGCCGTCAAACTACCTTCCCTTTGCGCCGCAGTACGGCGCGCTTGCGCCGGGCGGCCCGCCGCAGAAAGCCTGA
- a CDS encoding ethanolamine ammonia-lyase subunit EutB, which produces MPLRDLLAKASPLRSGDVLAGVAAANDEERVRAQMALADVPLKRFLEEPVVPYEEDEVTRLILDGHDAAAFAPVSSFTVGDLRDWLLTEAADAASLAALAPGLTPEMVAAASKLMRLQDLILVASKCRVVTRFRDSIGLPGHFSARLQPNHPTDDARGILASTIDGLYYGSGDAVIGINPASDSLENIARLNYLLDGLIQRYAIPTQSCVLTHVTNTLELINRGVPVDLCFQSIAGTEKANASFGINLTLLDEAWQATLELRRGTVGDNVMYFETGQGSALSANAHYGADQQTVECRAYAVARRYRPLLVNTVVGFIGPEYLHNGKQIIRAGLEDHCCGKLLGLPMGVDICYTNHADADQDDMDALLTLLGAAGCNFIMGIPGADDIMLNYQSTSFHDAAYLRRLLNKRPAPEFEAWLEGMGIHGPQGELLPPGDALLALEKQVRAAEEV; this is translated from the coding sequence ATGCCCCTGCGTGATCTCCTGGCCAAGGCGTCGCCCCTGCGTTCGGGCGACGTCCTGGCCGGGGTGGCCGCCGCCAATGACGAAGAGCGCGTGCGCGCCCAGATGGCCCTGGCCGACGTGCCCCTCAAGCGCTTCCTGGAAGAGCCCGTCGTGCCCTACGAGGAAGACGAGGTCACCCGCCTGATCCTGGACGGCCACGACGCCGCGGCCTTTGCGCCGGTCAGTTCCTTCACCGTGGGGGATCTGCGCGACTGGCTGCTCACCGAAGCTGCCGACGCCGCAAGCCTTGCGGCCCTGGCCCCCGGCCTGACCCCGGAAATGGTCGCCGCGGCCAGCAAACTTATGCGTCTGCAGGATCTGATTCTGGTGGCCTCCAAATGCCGGGTGGTCACCCGCTTTCGGGACAGCATCGGCCTGCCGGGGCATTTTTCGGCCCGGCTGCAGCCCAACCACCCCACAGACGACGCCCGCGGCATTCTGGCCTCCACCATCGACGGCCTGTACTACGGCTCTGGCGATGCGGTCATCGGCATCAACCCGGCCTCGGACAGCCTGGAAAACATCGCCCGCCTCAACTATCTGCTGGACGGGCTCATCCAGCGCTACGCCATCCCTACCCAGAGCTGCGTGCTCACCCATGTGACCAATACGCTGGAGCTCATCAACCGGGGCGTGCCCGTGGACCTCTGCTTCCAGTCCATTGCGGGCACGGAAAAGGCCAACGCCAGCTTCGGCATCAATCTGACCCTGCTGGACGAAGCCTGGCAGGCTACCCTGGAGCTCAGGCGCGGCACGGTGGGCGACAACGTCATGTACTTTGAGACGGGGCAGGGCAGCGCCCTTTCGGCCAACGCGCACTACGGCGCGGACCAGCAGACCGTGGAGTGCCGCGCCTATGCCGTGGCCCGTCGCTACCGGCCCCTGCTGGTGAACACCGTAGTGGGCTTTATCGGGCCGGAATACCTCCACAACGGCAAGCAGATCATCCGCGCCGGGCTGGAAGACCACTGCTGCGGCAAGCTCCTGGGCCTGCCCATGGGCGTGGACATCTGCTACACCAACCACGCCGACGCCGACCAGGACGACATGGACGCCCTGCTGACCCTGCTGGGCGCCGCGGGCTGCAACTTCATCATGGGCATTCCCGGCGCGGACGACATCATGCTCAACTACCAGTCCACATCCTTTCATGACGCCGCTTATCTGCGCAGGCTCCTGAACAAGCGGCCTGCGCCGGAGTTTGAGGCCTGGCTGGAGGGCATGGGCATCCACGGTCCGCAAGGGGAGCTTTTACCCCCCGGCGACGCCCTGCTGGCGCTGGAAAAGCAGGTCCGCGCGGCGGAGGAGGTCTGA
- a CDS encoding TRAP transporter large permease has protein sequence MFDLTFTLSHESIALLLFASMGMLMLTGQRVFAAIGFVGAVAAVFLWGTGGSQMAFNASITLMKWFPMITLPLFIYMGYMLSETGIANDLYRMFHVWMGPLPGGLAIGTVVLMVAISAMNGLSVAGMAIGATIAMPEMLKRGYDKRMVTGVIQAGSSLGIMMPPSVVLVLYGMIARQPVSNLWMAGIGPALMFAVMLIGYIVIRCKLNPKMGPALPKEELAAISPKEKRRLLWAGLLPLAIIFSVTGAFMTGITSLVESSAVGALVATLAALVKRRLNARVMRVVLVQTLSVSCMFMWVIMAALCFSSVFDGLGAVHAIKKLFLEGWHLSPWGVLIVMQLSYLLMGMFLDDTAMLVIVAPLYIPLVKSLGFDPIWYGVLYTITCQIAYMTPPFGYNLFLMKAMAPKGVSLADIYSSIVPMVIIMVVGLILVMLFPDIAMYLPRTFL, from the coding sequence ATGTTTGACCTGACGTTTACTCTTTCTCACGAGAGCATAGCCCTGTTGCTTTTTGCATCTATGGGCATGCTGATGCTCACCGGGCAGCGCGTTTTTGCGGCCATCGGCTTTGTGGGCGCCGTGGCGGCCGTGTTTTTGTGGGGCACGGGCGGATCGCAGATGGCGTTTAACGCCAGCATCACGCTCATGAAGTGGTTCCCCATGATCACCCTGCCCCTGTTCATTTACATGGGCTACATGCTTTCGGAAACCGGCATCGCCAACGACCTCTACCGCATGTTCCACGTCTGGATGGGCCCTTTGCCCGGCGGTCTGGCCATCGGCACGGTGGTGTTGATGGTGGCTATTTCGGCCATGAACGGTCTGAGCGTGGCGGGCATGGCCATCGGCGCCACCATTGCCATGCCGGAGATGCTCAAGCGCGGCTACGACAAGCGCATGGTTACGGGCGTCATTCAGGCGGGCAGCTCGCTGGGCATTATGATGCCGCCCAGCGTAGTGCTGGTGCTCTACGGCATGATTGCCCGCCAGCCCGTCAGCAACCTGTGGATGGCTGGCATCGGCCCTGCGCTTATGTTCGCAGTCATGCTCATCGGCTACATCGTCATCCGCTGCAAGCTCAACCCCAAGATGGGGCCGGCCTTGCCCAAGGAGGAGCTGGCCGCCATCAGCCCCAAGGAAAAACGGCGGCTGCTCTGGGCCGGGCTGCTGCCTCTGGCCATCATATTTTCTGTGACGGGCGCGTTTATGACCGGCATTACCAGCCTGGTGGAAAGCTCCGCCGTGGGCGCGCTGGTGGCTACCCTGGCCGCACTGGTCAAGCGGCGGCTCAATGCCAGGGTCATGCGGGTGGTGCTGGTGCAGACCCTGAGCGTGAGCTGCATGTTTATGTGGGTCATTATGGCCGCGCTTTGCTTCAGCTCGGTCTTCGACGGCCTGGGCGCGGTGCACGCCATCAAAAAGCTCTTTCTTGAGGGCTGGCACCTGAGCCCCTGGGGCGTGCTCATTGTTATGCAGCTTTCCTACCTGCTCATGGGCATGTTTCTGGACGACACGGCCATGCTGGTTATCGTGGCCCCCCTGTATATCCCGCTGGTCAAGTCTTTGGGCTTCGACCCCATCTGGTACGGCGTGCTCTATACCATCACCTGCCAGATCGCCTACATGACGCCGCCCTTCGGCTACAACCTCTTTCTCATGAAGGCCATGGCCCCCAAGGGCGTGAGCCTTGCGGACATTTACAGCTCCATTGTCCCCATGGTCATTATCATGGTGGTAGGGCTGATTCTGGTGATGCTCTTTCCGGACATTGCCATGTACCTGCCCAGAACCTTTCTGTAG